AAGGAGCAGCGGGAGCGCTTCCAGGCGGCGCTGAAGTTCCGGGCGGCAGCGGGGATGCACACCTATCCGGAGCCGGTGGAGTTTTTCGCTGCGCTCGAACGCGGTTTGCCGGAGAGTTCAGGCAGCGCAATGGGGTTGGACCGCCTGACGATGGTCATGTGCGGCGCAACCGATATCGCCGACGTGCGGGCGTAAAAACCGGGACCGGGGCAGCCGGAAGCAACCTGCGGGCGGAACGACGCAGAAGTTGACCGCAGAGTCAAGGCGGCGGAGCCGCCGTCGGCACCGGCACCCTGCCGGTCTGGGGACCGGGGGCGAAGCGCCCCGGCCGCCGGAGGCTACCTGCGGGCGGAACGACCAGCTCACAAACCGAATCGAAGATTCGGACGGGGAGCACGCACGGTCTGTTGCGCGAACGCGCAAAAAGACCGCGCCCCGGAAGGGGCGCGCTTCCCCAGTCTGCAACATTGACAGCTCGCATTTTAACAAGGGTTCGCGGCTCCGGTCAATCATGGTTGACCGAAATTGCAACGCGGCGGAGCCGCCGTCGGCGCCGGCACCCTGCCGGTCTGGGGTCCGGGGGCGAAGCGCCCCGGCCGCCGGAGGCAAGCTGCGGGCGGAACGACCAGCTCACAAACCGAATCGAAGATTCGGACGGGGAGCACGCACGGTCTGCTGCGCGAATGCGCAGTAAGACCGCGCCCCGGAGGGGGCGCGCTTCCCCCTGTCTGCAACATTGACAGCTCGCATTTTAACAAGGGTTCGCGGCTCCGGTCAATCATGGTTGGCCGGAATTGCAACGCGGCAGACCCTTTGACCGCTCCGCGGCGTTCGCCGCGTCGCTCACACCGGGCGAAGCACCGCAACTTCGTTGCGGATTTTTGCGCTGGGGCTTCGCCGGGTCAACCTGAGGCGCCGCCTCAGACTCCGCCAAGGGGCTCCGCGCCCCTTGGAACCTCGCCAGGGCCGAAAGGCCCTGAACCCGGTCGCTTCGCTCCCCACAGGCGTGTTGTAACATCAGGGGGAGGCGCATTCAAACAAGGTTCGCGGCTCCGATCAATCATGGTTAGCCGGAATTGCAACGCAATAGACCCTTTGACCGCTCCGCGGCATTCGCCGCGTCGCTCACACTGGGCAAAGCACCGCAACTTCGTTGCGGATTTTTGCGCTGGGGCTTTGCCCGGGTCAACCTGAGGCGCCGCCTCAGACTCCGCCAAGGGGCTCCGCGCCCCTTGGAACCTCGCCAGGGCCGAAAGGCCCTGAACCCGGTCGCTTCGCTCCCCTTACGATTGCTGCAACTGCATCGACATCATTTCGTCGCCGGACTCCAGTTCGCAGATCCGGAGCGTTCCGTCTTCGTAAACACCGAAGCTCGCTTTGCAACCGCCTTTCGGCAGCGAGACAGAACCGGGGTTGAAGGCGACGATGCCGTTCTCCAGCACCTCGAGCTGCGGAATATGGGTGTGCCCGCAGGCAAGCACAGCCCCGGCCGGCAGCGGCGGCGGATTGCCGGGCCCCCAATGATGGCCGTGCGTCAGGAAGAAACGACGCCCGTCGGCCAGCAGCGTCGCGTACTCCGACATGATCGGGAACGCCAGCAGCATCTGATCGACTTCACTGTCGCAATTGCCGCGCACTGCCGTGATCCGCTCTTTCAGCCCGTTCAGCTGTTCGACCACCAGCTGCGGCGCATAGTCGGGCCGCAGCGGATTCCGCGGCCCGTGATAAAGCACATCGCCCAGCAGGACCAGCTGCTCCGGAGCCAGCCGGTCAATCTGCCGCCGGAGCAGCGTCACGCTCTCCGGTGAACCGTGAACGTCCGAAAAAAACAGAACCTTCATCGCTTACTGCTTCTTCAGGCGCATCTGCGGGAAAAGCAGCACATCACGGATCGTCTCCGCCCCGGTCAGGATCATGACCAGACGGTCGATGCCGATTCCCATGCCACCCGCCGGAGGCATGCCGTATTCAAGCGCGTTGAGGAAATCCTCATCGACCTTGTCGGAGAGCTTGTCGCCCTCCTCCTTCGTCCGTTCGAACTGCTCCATGAAGCGCTGCCGCTGAATGATCGGGTCGTTCAGCTCGCTGTAGGCCGGCGCGACTTCGACGCCGTTGATGCCGAGCTCGAACACGTCGACATAACGCGGATCGTCCGGACAGCCCTTTGCCAGCGGCAGCAGCTCGACCGGCAGGCGGCAGACGAAGGTCGGCTGGATCAGCGTCGGCTCGACCATCTTCTCGTAAAGCTCATTGGTCACGTCGAGATCGGACATCCCGTCCGGAATGTCGAGCCCCATCTCCCGGCCGCGCGCGACGCGCTCCTCCGGCGTGATCTTGAACCAGTCGGCCCCGCCCTTCTCTTCACAGAGTTCGTTGTAGGTCGCGCGGCGCCACGGCAGCGTGAGATCGATGACCTTGCCGTTGCCGTGATCGATCTTCAGCGTGCCGACCGTCTTCATGGCCACGGTCGTGACCAGCGATTCAATGAGCTCCATCATGGTCCGGCAGTCGCCGTAGGCCTGGTAGACCTCCATCATCGTGAACTCCGGATTATGACGGCGGTCCATGCCCTCGTTGCGGAAGTTTCGGTTCAGCTCGTAAACCTTCTCGAAGCCGCCGACCAGCAGCCGCTTCAGATAAAGTTCCGGCGCGATGCGCATGTACATCGTCGACGAGAGCGCTTCGTAATAGGTCTTGAACGGATTGGCCGAAGCGCCGCCGGCCAGCGGCTGCAGCATCGGAGTCTCAACCTCAAGGAAGCCGCGGTCGTTCATGAAGTTGCGGATCTCGGCAAGAATCCGGCTGCGGAGCTTCAGCACCCGGAAACTTTCGTCGTTCATGATCAGGTCGAGATAACGCTGCCGGTAACGCTGCTCGACATCCTGAAGCCCGTGAAACTTCTCAGGCAGCGGCCGCAGCGACTTCGAAAGCAGCGTGCACTCCTTCACCCGGACGGTCAGTTCGCCCATGCGGGTCACGAAGGTCGGACCGGAGATGCCGATGATATCGCCGATATCGAGCTTTTTGAACATGGCGAAGGCATCGTCGCCGATTTCGCTCTTGCCGACGAAAAGCTGGATCTTGCCCGAGCTGTCCTTCAGGTCCGCAAAAATCGACTTGCCCATGCCTCGCTTGGCCATGAGCCGTCCGGCAACGGTCACGACCGGGCCGAACTCCTCGCCTTCAGCCGGTGCGGCCGTGTCGCGGACGTCGCCGATCATCTGCGCTCCGGGAAAGGCGCGGCCGAACGGCTCGACGCCGGCTTCCCGGAGTTCCCTGACCTTCAGCATGCGCTGCTGCATCAGATTGTTCATTTCCTGCTCGACGGCGCCGGATTCGGCCTGACCGGCCGCGGGGGCCAGATTTTCTTCACTCATTTCCCTGCCTGTGTTTCTGAATTGAAAAAGATAAAATGCAATAAAATTAATGTATCACCATTCCGGTGATCTTGCAATTCAAAAAAATGAAACTATTTTAAAACCGAATATGATTTTCCGGGAATGAAAGCCGCCGCAAATTTTTTTTGCCCCGGCGGCAGATTTTCGCCTGAGTTCCGGGTCCGCGAAATTGAATGAGTGTTCCCCGAACGGCGGTTCAGATTTTGGACCGGCAACATAATTATATAGGTGGTTTGGATGAAAAAACTCTCACTCTCCTGTCTGCTCCTCGCCTTGGGAGCGATCACCGCCGGCGCCGCTGAAGAAGCGGCGGCCGTGCCGGCCACGTGGTCAATTCCGATGCAGTGGGGCATGCCCGCAATCTGGTGGTCAGCGCCGCTGGCGGCAATTCTCGCCATTCTGATGGCCATGGTCTTCTACAAGAAGATGATGGCCGCCAGCGAAGGTTCCGAGCGGATGAAGGAGATCGCCGGTTACGTCCGCGAAGGCGCGATGGCTTACCTCTGGCGGCAGTACAAGGTGGTCGGATTCGTTTTCATCGCTCTCTTCGTCCTGTTTTCCCTTCTCGCGCTGTTCCATATCCAGAATCCGTTCGTGCCGGTCGCCTTCCTGACCGGCGGCTTCTTCTCCGGCCTCTGCGGTTACATCGGCATGAAAACCGCGACCCGCGCGTCGAACCGGACCGCGCAGGCAGCCAGCGAAGGATTGAACCGCGGGCTGCAGGTCGCCTTCCGTTCCGGCGCCGTGATGGGCATGGTCGTGGTCGGATTCGGCCTGATCGACATCTGCCTCTGGTACCTGATCCTCGACAAACTGGTTTATACGCCGGTCCACATGGCCGAAGGGCTTTCGTTCCTCGGCATGGACATTGTCTCGCAGGGATGCACCGAAGCTGAAAAACTCGTCCATATCACGACGACCATGCTGACCTTCGGCATGGGCGCTTCGACCCAGGCGCTCTTCGCCCGCGTCGGCGGCGGCATCTACACGAAAGCGGCCGACGTCGGCGCGGACCTCGTCGGCAAAGTCGAAGCCGGCATTCCGGAGGACGACCCGCGCAACCCGGCCACCATCGCGGACAACGTCGGCGACAACGTCGGCGATGTCGCGGGCATGGGCGCGGACCTTTACGAATCCTACTGCGGCTCGATCCTCGCCACTGCGGCTCTCGGCGCGGCAGTCGCGGCCCAGAGCGGCACCTTCGAAGCCGAACAGGCGACCAAGCTCGTGCTCGCCCCGATGATCGTCGCCGGTTTCGGCACGTTCCTCTCGATCCTCGGCATCGGGCTCGTGCGCTGCAAGGAGGGGGCCTCGCAGAAGCAACTGCTTCGCAGCCTGTTGACCGGTACGCTCGGCAGCTCGATTTTCGTGCTGATCGCGTTGCTTTTCCTGATCTTCCTGGACTTCATCAGCTGGGGTGTTTTCGGCGCCGTGGTTTCCGGCCTCGTGGCCGGCGTGATCATCGGTCAGGCGACCGAATACTACACCAGCGCCGAATATAAGCCGACCCGCGGCATCGCCTTCCAGGCGCAGATGGGTCCGGCGACCACGATCATCGACGGTCTTGCGACCGGCATGTACTCGGCCGGGCTCCCGGTCGTCACCATCGTCATCGGCATTCTCTGCGCCTTCGGTTTCGCAGGCGGATTCGGCGATCAGGCCGGTGCGTTTGCGCAGGGGCTCTACGGCGTCGGCTTCGCGGCGGTCGGTATGCTCTCGACCCTCGGAATCACGCTGGCGACCGATGCCTACGGCCCGATTGCGGACAACGCGGGCGGCAACGCCGAAATGTCCGGCCTGCCGCCGGAAGTCCGTCAGCGGACTGACGCGCTCGATTCGCTCGGCAACACGACCGCCGCGACCGGCAAGGGATTCGCGATCGGCTCCGCGGCGCTGACTGCGCTGGCGCTGCTGGCAAGCTTCATCGAAGAAGCGAAAATCTGGATCGGCAAATTCGATTCGGGCCTCGGCGAAGGCATCAACGTCGCCGAAGCGAGCAAGATGTCGCTGCTGAGTTTCGTGGACCAGTACCAGCTGACCATTATGAATCCGCTGCTGCTCGGCGGTCTTTTCCTCGGCGGCATGGTCGCCTTCCTCTTCTGCGCGATGACCATGAAGGCGGTCGGCCGCGCGGCCGGGTCGATGGTCGAGGAGGTCCGTCGCCAGTTCAAGGACAAGCCGGGCATCATGGAAGGCAAGGAGACGCCGGACTACGCGAAATGCGTGGCGATTTCGACCGCCGGCGCCCAGCGTGAAATGATCCTGCCGTCGCTGCTGGCGATCGTGATTCCGGTGGTGACCGGCCTCGTGCTCGGCATTCCGGGCGTGATGGGCCTGCTCGCGGGCGGACTTGCAACCGGTTTCGTTCTCGCGACCATGCTGAACAACGCCGGCGGCGCGTGGGACAACGCGAAGAAATACATCGAAAACGGCGCGCACGGCGGCAAAAAACTGCCGGACGGCAGCAAGAACCCGACCCACGGCGCCGCAGTGATCGGCGACACAGTCGGCGATCCGTGCAAGGATACGAGCGGCCCGGCGCTGAACATCCTGATCAAGCTTATGAGCATGGTCTGCATCGTCTTCGCGCCGGTCATCATCAAATTCTCGCCGACGATCCAGCAGTGGCTGGGCATCAGCGGAATTCTCCAGTAATTCCCCCCGAAGGCGCCGCATCCGAGCGGCGCCTTTTTTGAATCCGGCAAAATGGAGTTGCAATGAAAGTATCCCTCGGAATATGCGGCGCGCTTGCGGCCTTGCTGCTGTGCGGCGGCTGCTCGACGTTCCGTGCGCTCTTCGACGAAGATCCGGCGGTGACGCAGCAGAAACGCGAAAAGGCGAAGCAGCGGCGGGAGGCCCGGAAACGTTCCGGGGAAGAGGAGTCCGACATCTTCTCCGTCTTCTCCCCCAGAAAGAGAAACGACTCCCTGTTCCTCAGCTCGTCCCTGACGCCGGAGGAGCGCGCCGTGCTGGAAAAGAGCGAAGCCGCTTCGAAACGGATCGAGGACGACGAAATCAAGGCGATCCGCCGGGAAAACCGCGAACGCTCGGAAAAAGGCTCGGACTTCGTATTCGGCAAAGGCCTCCGGGACTGGCTCTGATCCTTACCGTCCGCATGCGCCGGAGCATGAGGATACGGCAGCTTTCATCGTATTTCCGGCAATTATCCGGCATTTGCGGCTTGACGGAGCCGCGACGGCGTGATATATTAAGTTTTCTGTACCGATCGGATTCCGGGCCCCAATATAACATTGCAGGCT
The DNA window shown above is from Victivallis lenta and carries:
- the yfcE gene encoding phosphodiesterase — translated: MKVLFFSDVHGSPESVTLLRRQIDRLAPEQLVLLGDVLYHGPRNPLRPDYAPQLVVEQLNGLKERITAVRGNCDSEVDQMLLAFPIMSEYATLLADGRRFFLTHGHHWGPGNPPPLPAGAVLACGHTHIPQLEVLENGIVAFNPGSVSLPKGGCKASFGVYEDGTLRICELESGDEMMSMQLQQS
- the lysS gene encoding lysine--tRNA ligase: MSEENLAPAAGQAESGAVEQEMNNLMQQRMLKVRELREAGVEPFGRAFPGAQMIGDVRDTAAPAEGEEFGPVVTVAGRLMAKRGMGKSIFADLKDSSGKIQLFVGKSEIGDDAFAMFKKLDIGDIIGISGPTFVTRMGELTVRVKECTLLSKSLRPLPEKFHGLQDVEQRYRQRYLDLIMNDESFRVLKLRSRILAEIRNFMNDRGFLEVETPMLQPLAGGASANPFKTYYEALSSTMYMRIAPELYLKRLLVGGFEKVYELNRNFRNEGMDRRHNPEFTMMEVYQAYGDCRTMMELIESLVTTVAMKTVGTLKIDHGNGKVIDLTLPWRRATYNELCEEKGGADWFKITPEERVARGREMGLDIPDGMSDLDVTNELYEKMVEPTLIQPTFVCRLPVELLPLAKGCPDDPRYVDVFELGINGVEVAPAYSELNDPIIQRQRFMEQFERTKEEGDKLSDKVDEDFLNALEYGMPPAGGMGIGIDRLVMILTGAETIRDVLLFPQMRLKKQ
- a CDS encoding sodium-translocating pyrophosphatase, with the protein product MQWGMPAIWWSAPLAAILAILMAMVFYKKMMAASEGSERMKEIAGYVREGAMAYLWRQYKVVGFVFIALFVLFSLLALFHIQNPFVPVAFLTGGFFSGLCGYIGMKTATRASNRTAQAASEGLNRGLQVAFRSGAVMGMVVVGFGLIDICLWYLILDKLVYTPVHMAEGLSFLGMDIVSQGCTEAEKLVHITTTMLTFGMGASTQALFARVGGGIYTKAADVGADLVGKVEAGIPEDDPRNPATIADNVGDNVGDVAGMGADLYESYCGSILATAALGAAVAAQSGTFEAEQATKLVLAPMIVAGFGTFLSILGIGLVRCKEGASQKQLLRSLLTGTLGSSIFVLIALLFLIFLDFISWGVFGAVVSGLVAGVIIGQATEYYTSAEYKPTRGIAFQAQMGPATTIIDGLATGMYSAGLPVVTIVIGILCAFGFAGGFGDQAGAFAQGLYGVGFAAVGMLSTLGITLATDAYGPIADNAGGNAEMSGLPPEVRQRTDALDSLGNTTAATGKGFAIGSAALTALALLASFIEEAKIWIGKFDSGLGEGINVAEASKMSLLSFVDQYQLTIMNPLLLGGLFLGGMVAFLFCAMTMKAVGRAAGSMVEEVRRQFKDKPGIMEGKETPDYAKCVAISTAGAQREMILPSLLAIVIPVVTGLVLGIPGVMGLLAGGLATGFVLATMLNNAGGAWDNAKKYIENGAHGGKKLPDGSKNPTHGAAVIGDTVGDPCKDTSGPALNILIKLMSMVCIVFAPVIIKFSPTIQQWLGISGILQ